In the Sphingobacterium sp. PCS056 genome, CATACTATCCTAATTATTATTTATATTTAGAAATATGAACGATAACGAGATCTTGGTAACGATTGGCGATATTCCTTATACAACAACCATTACACATGGGAAAAATACCTTGATTGCTGATGAACCACAGGAACTAGGTGGACAGGATAAAGGGGTTAATCCTCCTGCCCTATTACTATCTGCAATAGGCTCATGTAAGGCAATGACAGTAAAAATGTATGCCGATCGTAAAAAATGGAAATTGGAAGAGGTCAATATTAAACTTTCCTATGAAACTTTAAAAAGTGAATTACAACAAACAACCTATATAAAATGTCACCTCTCTTTTAAAGGAGAATTGGACCAGGAGCAAAAAGATCGTCTGCTACAGATCGCAGAAAAATGTCCTATTCACAAAATTTTATCTAATCCAATTATCATTTCTTCTAATTTGATCTAAAAAAATCGATTAGAATTTTTGATTATATCCATCAGATGCTATATTTGTCGCCACAAAGAATCTATGAACATGCAAAATGAACAGCACACTCCAATTGACTCTCCTTTTACTTCAATAAAAAGAGAAAATTGGAAAAAACTGAATGGTCACTTGAAGCACAAATTTTCGCAACACGATTTGGATCAATTGCATGCACTCAATGAACCTTTGAACGCTGAAGAAATTGAAGATGTATATTTTCCGCTAAGTCATCTTTTGGGTATTCATATTGAACGTTTTCAGGACTTGCATAAAAGTACAAACCATTTTTTTGAAAAAAATGAAAGTACACTTCCATTTATTATTGGTATTGCAGGTTCTGTTGCTGTTGGAAAAAGTACGACTGCCCGTGTACTACAACGGGTTTTGAGCTTACTTCCTAATAAGCCAAAAGTAGATTTAGTAACGACCGATGGATTCTTGTATCCTAATCATATCTTAAATGAGCGAGATATCATGAATAGAAAGGGCTTCCCTGAGAGTTACGATGCTAAAAAATTAATACAATTTTTATCGGCGATAAAATCAGGTATGGGATCCCTTTCGGTCCCCTTATATAGTCATCTTGAATATGATGTCTTACCGGACGATCAACAACAATTGATAGATCATCCGGATATCCTTATTGTTGAAGGGATCAATGTACTGCAAGTCAATTCGCAAAGACCAAGAAAAGGACACAGTGTTTTCGTTTCTGATTTCTTTGATTACTCCATTTACGTTCATGCCAGTGAGAAAAATCTATTAGAGTGGTATACCAATAGATTTGAGTCTTTACGACGTACAGCTTTCCAAAATCCAGCATCTTTTTTTCATCGCTATGCCGATATGAACGCAGAGGAGAGTATTCAGATGGCGCATCAAATCTGGAATGAGATCAACAAACCAAATCTAATACACAATATATTGCCGACTCGATATCGAGCAGATCTGATCTTAGAAAAAGGTAGTCATCATTTTGTTAAAAATGTAAAAGTTCGCAAAATCTAGTCTTCTCTAGAGCGAAATAATAACATTTCATTTAAGATTTCATTTTGAATCTGATGATGTAACTTATTGCTGCTGGATATGGTTGTCAGTTCAATTTTATATTTAACAAAATCCTTGCCCACTTCAGCGACTTTTATTTTAAATAAATCATTCCAAATAATGTTGCTATTTACTTTGAGCAGCGGTTTCAAATGGTTTTCAAAAGAAGTAATCTCAAGAG is a window encoding:
- a CDS encoding OsmC family protein, which produces MNDNEILVTIGDIPYTTTITHGKNTLIADEPQELGGQDKGVNPPALLLSAIGSCKAMTVKMYADRKKWKLEEVNIKLSYETLKSELQQTTYIKCHLSFKGELDQEQKDRLLQIAEKCPIHKILSNPIIISSNLI
- the coaA gene encoding type I pantothenate kinase: MNMQNEQHTPIDSPFTSIKRENWKKLNGHLKHKFSQHDLDQLHALNEPLNAEEIEDVYFPLSHLLGIHIERFQDLHKSTNHFFEKNESTLPFIIGIAGSVAVGKSTTARVLQRVLSLLPNKPKVDLVTTDGFLYPNHILNERDIMNRKGFPESYDAKKLIQFLSAIKSGMGSLSVPLYSHLEYDVLPDDQQQLIDHPDILIVEGINVLQVNSQRPRKGHSVFVSDFFDYSIYVHASEKNLLEWYTNRFESLRRTAFQNPASFFHRYADMNAEESIQMAHQIWNEINKPNLIHNILPTRYRADLILEKGSHHFVKNVKVRKI